The Ciconia boyciana chromosome 7, ASM3463844v1, whole genome shotgun sequence region GAAGAGTATCTACTTTTATCTCTTGTCGTGTCAGAGCCATGTGCatcctgctggcagcagagcctTTGATGGTTTGCAGCTGTGGCTTTGCCACCTGTGCTGGAGGACCAAATGGGGTAGCAagtctcctcttcccctgcttccATTGCATGTGAAAGATGGTCTTTAGGGTGCTCTTTGCCTCAGTGAAGTATGTTTTAGGGATTCTCCAAGTTTCTCTTGGAGCACAGAGTTTCTCTGTTTTGGCTGCTGCCCTGTGCTCTCCAGTGCTGCCCAGGAGGAGGCTGTGCGGGTCCTCCCTTAGCCCTCAACTCCTCTCCAGCTACGGCTTGGAAAGGAGTTGGGCAGGTGCAGTTACTCTAGCTGTGAGAAGGAACActgggtttgttgttttcttttttggctaGGCTATTCAGTACAGCCTGTACTCAAAGAGCAGAAAGCCCAAAGCCTGCCCGGACTGGCCAAATACCTCCATGCCACACCATGGTGGGCAAAAGCATCGTCTCCGTCCCCGAGCAGTACAGCTAGGTTAGTCTCATCCTGCCTATGCCCAGGACAATAAACGTCCCTGTTAAAGAACCACTAGTATAagtgtggggagaaaaaggagtgCCTAACACCCAGTGCTGAAGGGAAATCCCTCAGGGTGATTTATGAAGAGAAAATTTGCCCTTTTTCTTAAGTCTTGCTTTACTAAGCTGCAACAGAGATGACCCCCACTTATGCTGGAGGAAGGACAGGAAGCTTGTTGGAGAGAACATGGTGGAACACGTGGAGCAATATAAAACATTTCGTGCTCTCTCCTGACATTAATTTTTGATGAGCTCccttttttcccatgaaacTGCTTTCAAGGAGTTATATTTTGAAGCAGTCCCTAGTGATATTTGAATCCTGTGGAATTTAAGGTGGGTGAACGATGAAACAAAAGATGGTGGTGGCTCTTTGATTTGCTCACTCTAACCTCTGGAACAACCTGTTCTGCTCTAGCTCAAGATGCCTGTGTCAGAGTTGGTGTGCTGGGACAGGCCGTGAGAGGCTGCTCACACAGATATGTCTCTCTCctttgctccctgccagctcttATCTGCAGAGTTTGAGCTATTGATGCTTCCTGTCATGTGCATGGATGGAGACTATCACCTCTCGTGgggcagctggagaaggagagtTGTTGTCATTTCAGCTATGGATCTGTCAAAGAGGCCAGAACTATGCTCTCCTTTTATCTTCCTGTCAAGCTCACCAAACCTAATATACTGTTAAAGATAACGTGTTTGCTGTCCTCCTGCACAGATCATGTTTTGCACTTTGAACACTCATAAAGCTGATATGGACAAGCTCTTAGGTGCACAAATTGGCCTTGAAGATTTCATATTTGCCCACGTAAAAGGACAACGAAAAGAAGTGGAAATTCTTAAAATGGATGATGTGCTTGGGCTTACCATTACAGACAATGGAACTGGCTGTCCGTTTATAAAGGTAAATTTGATTACCAGTGAAATAGGTTGTTCTGTAGAAGCTTCTGTTACTATAACAgtttaattattgttttaatgATCCTTCAGAACTATAAAATCTTTTATTATCATATATATGGTAAGTAAAAGATaaagttgcttttctttagGTACATCATTCAAAATTAGTTCAGCTATTTCTGTACTGCACGTCATTCAGAATTAGTTCATTTGTTCATTGCTTCTGTAATGTGTATCAGCTTTACAATGTGACCATTGTATTTTCTGACCTACCCTGAGGTAGTAGGTGTTAGGTACTGCTTGCATCTGccccctccttttttaaagtgattttctgATGTCATTGATTAGGTGCTTATAGAACGTCTGCCACTCATGTGAGAATGAGATCATGTTCTTTCAGTCTTTATGACTGTTCACAGGGCAGAAGCCTTTGTGCTGTGTAAGAATAGGTGCAAGTACAGTGCTTTTTCAGCTTTCCGATATTGTCGCCTTAGGTAGGTTGCCTTAGGCAGGAAGGTGCTAAGGATACGGATTAACACAATTTACCACAATTAACTTGAGTAGCAACTATGGGCAGTACATGTACAATATATTAATCATaactgctttcctcctcctcttctgtatGACGTCCAGATGTTTGAGACAAGTAGAGGCTGAGGAAATGATGTTACCCTCCTTGCTAGGCTAGGTACTAGGAACCTTAAtcacattttctgccttttttagATGCTTTGCTCTAATTTAATCCAATTATCCGTTATTAGTGAGGCATCAGCAATTATCTTCAATGACTGCTGTCCCCTTCACTGGTCTTACTGCTATTGTAAACAGAACTTCTTGTATAGAAAGGTTGTATTCTCTATTCATTCCTTAGCTACCATGGATATAAAACAAGTTGTGGTTTAGAAATAGGTTTGCTTGTCTTTGTTGTGGAAAAATGTGATTGAGATCATGCTTGAGAAAGTTGAGATGCAGTGGAGGTTTCAGTAAGCAGTTTGGCAAAATCATAGtctcatttttatgtttatagACACAGAACTCTGAATTTCTAGTGGTAGCATCCGTGCAGCCCATAACATTCAgtcatgctgctgcttttgtggtattttaaaagaaggcaTTGAAAGCCGTTCTTCAGCGATTAAAGTTCACGTGTGCAGCACTGTACAGAGCGTTACTCTTTCTGTGCTTGGTTGGTAATATGGGGAGAGAGAACAGCCATCACATAGACTACTGCATAATTGGAGCAGACTGGAAAATCCTCACCACATTAGCAAGACAAGCTGTAATTTCCAGTAAATTGTATAAAACTCGTCTGAACAAATATATCATTGTCCTTGTAGTGGTCTAATAAGCAGTATAATTAATATGGTGCAGTGTTCGTGGCAACACAACAGTTTAAAGGAGTTTCTAAGAGCTTACTTTGTTGCTGTTGCATATTTAGctaatggattttttaaaaacagcatagaaaatacatatacaaaAGTAAAAGCTGCATCTTTTTTATACTTGGTTGTCTAGGTAAATGACTAAGGAGAGACTGTCTCTACTTTAAAGTTTGATAGAATTCTTCTTGTTTCTATATTTACTTTCCTTGAAAAATTGTTACTATGTTCCATTATTAATTAatgattaatattaaatttaCCTATCTGTGGGTTGTTGAAAACTGTTAAGAGCTGTAGTAATTGGTGTTAGGATCcaagtgaagaagaaaagctaaatgAGAATGAATTCAACACATGGACTAAACATTAGTTGAAGTCTGGTGTGCACGCTTTTGAATCCTGGCACCTGGTAACAGAAATGAATTTGGGACCTGGTTTCTGGTGTGTGAACGATACCCCCCTCTTCATTCACCATGAGgcttctttttggttttaatctaggttaaagaaaaaagtgctagAAAGAGTTAAGCTCAGCCTGAAGCTAAAAATTGTTGCAGTGTATTATAGGACACTGAGCACTATCACACTTCCCACTGACTCTCTCAAATGGAGGCACATATGTGGGCTCAGATGTGTGCACAGAAACTAGAAGCAGGTTTCTGAGATAGTTATGCAGCTAGGCTAGGTGTTATAGTAGTAGGTGGTAATATGTTTATCTCCCTTGTCTCGGTGTTAGCTCACTCAAAGTTAGCCTGAACAGCATCAGTCTTAATTGAAAAGTACATTATTCAGGAAGACACTAGAATGAAATTCATATCTCTACAAAATATAAGATATTCTGCTATGTTATGGCTTTCCTACTAAATAGCCATAGGATAATGGCTTACATGGCTTAGACCCTTGATAAACAAATGACAGCATATAACAACAATAAACAGAATCAGTGAAAGTGTCCTTTAATTGACTTGATATATCACAGAgatcttttaaagatttttttcttttctcactttttaaacTCCACTTCACAAAAACTATAACTACTAACTTCTGTTACATTTTATGACCTTTAGACCATTTGTATTCCATGAGATGGCATTTAGAAgaatttcttgttctttattGTTATTTCAGAGGGCATACTTTAATATGCAGCTGTATAGCTTGATGAGGAAAATGGTAGAAATTTTATTACTATAGATGGGTCTTATTAAGACTAGCTCTTTATAGTATGTCATTTTTTAGCAtatcacacacattttttaatgtccCTGGACCATACTTGAGAAAAGTTCTGTTCCTATGCTTGTCAAGCTTgtcaaaataaaaccccaaaactcaaTTAAACATTCACATTACTGACATGTTTGCGTTCAgtttcaaagcacaaaaaattAGCTTATTCAGAAGCCTTAATTTCTAAAGAATgattgcattctttttttttcctgttgattttATATTCAATGcttattaaaatactttgaaaaataatactttccAAACTATGTTTTATGAAAATCTTCTAGACGAAACGCACTGCTGGTATAATAAGCTTAATGCTGTTGATGTTAACTGACATTCTTGAAACTCTGTGGTGTCatctttttaccttttaaagaaatgtttttaattcttttttttttttttttccaaacaataGCGAATCAAAGAAGGTAGCCTTATGGACCAAATCAAGACGATCTGCGTGGGTGATCACATAGAGactataaatggaaaaaatgtgtcaGATTGTCGGCATTATGAAGTTGCCAAAATGCTAAAAGATCTGGAGAAAGGTCAGATGTTTAAGCTGGAGTTGATAGAGCCTATGAAAGCATTTGGTGAGTGACCTGACTGTCCACCTTGTTCACTGGAACAAGTGAATTCACAAATCCCTTTAGTGATTCACAAATCCCAACACTGAATTGCATTCtaagtttgttttcagattgCAGCAAGGTGTCCACCCAAGGTAAGGTAACTGCTACAAGAaagtatgtttgttttttttctttgaagtggGAAATTTACAAATGGATTTTCTTCCATCTTGCTTTCTCCAGCAGTCATCCTGGTGTGGGCTGCCTCAGCCTGAGTCTCGGTTGCTCGATTCCTTTGCCACCACGTGATGATGCAAAATAAGTACAGGAATTGTTTCATAGACACAGTTTTAAAGCATGGATCACTTCACTAATGCGCTGATCCTtgagcctcctcttctcttttcctctattGATACATAATCCCTGTTCATCTGTGTGTcagatttttctatttctgtaccCTTTACTGGGGACTGCACTCTCTAATGCAGAAGGATGCTGCAGAAAACACTGTCTGGGATTTCCTAGAGCACCTCCTTTGCTGCATGCTTGCCTGCTGTCCCCAACTTTTTTGTGGATCTCTGATCGTACAGCAGGTGTACTCAGAGTTGGAAGAAAGCAGTGTGGCAAAGCTCTGTCTCTACCTGCCACCTGCATGCTATGAGAAGGTGATACTTATATAGGAGGAATGCATACCTACTGCTAATCCTTATGTGTATTAACTTTATCAATGTggtaaacttaaaaaaaaaaaaaaaaaaaaaaagtaggtttaTCTCAGGGAGTCAAAATAGAGACTGAGTTTTATTCTCTCAAATTTTTATACCCCCCCAACCATGTGCCATTTTTCTATAATAACTTCAAAATTCTGCTAAATTATAAGTGTG contains the following coding sequences:
- the GIPC2 gene encoding PDZ domain-containing protein GIPC2 isoform X2 — translated: MFCTLNTHKADMDKLLGAQIGLEDFIFAHVKGQRKEVEILKMDDVLGLTITDNGTGCPFIKRIKEGSLMDQIKTICVGDHIETINGKNVSDCRHYEVAKMLKDLEKGQMFKLELIEPMKAFEKLEPRSKGGTLPEAKISRGRETLRLRTKGPATVEEMPTEVEEKAIKKVDELLETYMGIRDIELAATMVEAGRDKKNPDEFAVALDETLGDFAFPDEFVFDVWGAIGDAKQGRLE